GtagtcttttttttttgttatgaTGGaccaagatttttggtttgctACCATGGACCAAGAATTATTTTTACATATGTGAAGTTATAGCTTGTCTCTTTTCTAGGTGCTAGCAAGAATGCTCATCTCAAGTCGTTGGACGGTGCTGGGGAAAGGTTGCAGCTTCTCAAAGCTGATTTGTTGGACTACAACAGCGTTGCATCAGCAGTTGCTGGCTGTGAGGGTGTCTTCCATGTAGCTAGCCCTGTTCCCTCTGGTCGATCCTCCAACCCCGAGGTGAATTTTTCAAAAAACATCTATTTCATTCCCAAAGTTTTGAGGTCAAATAAGGCGGTTATAGATGGTTCAGTGTGGTTGTTTCTAGACTGCAACTGATGCAATTGCTGGCAAGGCTCCAAGCTATATGTGAAATATAAATTGACACACATGATTTTCCTAAAGATCTAGTTTGATAAACCAGGGAAATTTTCAGAACTCCTTCAAATTACCAATTCTACATTTATAGGAAAAATGCTAATTCATTGAATATCTATAAACAAGTGTGAAATGTGCAATACCTTGACCATTCTTTCTGGGATATGTGTTTCCCTACAAACTTAATTATGGCAAAAGATGATGACTTATCACTTCTTCTCAGCACAGCATCATTTTAGCTTAGCTATCTAATCCTATGCTCATGCAATCTGTTACATacatttcttttgttttttcaGTGTTATTTTGTAGATAAATGTAAGTTTTGGTTAATTTATGGAAATAAGCATGTAATGTGATACTTTACCCCTTTTGTGCATTTTGTGTAATATAAAACTGGTTTGCAGGTGGAGGTCATAGGTCCTGCTGTCACAGGTACTGCCAATGTGTTAAAGGCTTGCTACGAGGCAAAAGTTGGTCGAGTTGTGGTGGTGTCTTCTGTTGCAGCTGTGTCCAATAATCCTAACTGGCCTAAGGGCAAGGCTTTTGATGAAGACAGCTGGTCAGATGAGGAGTACTGCAGGAAGAATGAGGTGATATATTTGATCCTTAGTATAGCAAATATCTTTGCTCATGCTAACATTTATGTACGAATATCGTCATATCGAGATAATATAACAAGAATTATCTTTTCCTTTCATAGTTGACTCCTTTCATGGCAGTTTAAGCTTTCCGAGTTCTCTTTTGCAAATCTGGTGGCTGAACTGATTAGTACAGCTTTATTTCCGTGATGCAGTCTTAATTTACAGTTAAGCACCATATGATTTAGAACCTCTTGTTTGCTATTTCCACATGTTGAAATTTACTGTCCATGCATTCTATCCTTATTTTATCTTTGATCTTCCAAAAAGGAAACAGTAGTAACATTGAGTTGGCTGTTGTATCATATAATTATAATGCCCTTCTACTAACCATGGAAACTATTGATGGTCTTGCGTTTGCTCAATGGAAACTTCCTGCTCTGGCTTGCCTAAAAAGTGTTGTTCTTTAATTACCCTGCAGGATTGGTATAACCTTTCCAAAACTCTGGCAGAACGTGAGGCCTTTGCTTATGCAGAAAAAACGGGGCTGGATGTTGTAACTATTTGCCCCTCATTGGTACTTGGACCCTTGATGCAGTCTACAATAAATGCAAGCAGTAAAATCCTCCTTAATTATTTGAAAGGTAGGGTTTAAATTCAGTTATATGATTAAAATGGTATTACTCAACAGGGTTTCTCTATTGCTTGTTTCTGATTATTCATAAAGCATATTAATCAATAGCTGGAAAGTACTTTATTTATTTAAAATCAAGCTGTTCAGTTTAAGAACATAATTTAGATGCTCAGTGTTTTTTTTAAATAAATACATTTCTTCTGCAGGGGATCGTGACACCGTTGAAAATAGACTCAGAAATATTGTGGATGTTCGCGACGTTACTGATGCTCTTCTTCTGGCATATGAAAAACCAGAGGCATCTGGACGATACATCTGCAGTTCACATCCAATAAAAGTTTCTGATATGATAATCATATTGAAGAACTTATATCCAACTTACCCTTATCCCAAAGAGTAAGTCGCCTCCTCTGAAATAATTTTGTTGTCTCCTACCTGTAGGCATACAGTTTCGTCCTTCTTGTAACTTCAATAGCCTAACAAGAGAAGGATGATAACATGCAGCTGACTTGTCAAAAACAATAAAATTCCAATGTTTTTTTTCATGTTATGATAGTCCTTCAATTCGTTCTGTAACCACACCTTTAGACATGATATTGGAGAACGACGTTCATATCAATTTAATACTTGCATGCATGCACAAAATTTAGGGGGCTTGGATTTTATATCTAATGTCACCAAATTCCTGCTCGTATTGTTCGTTCTTTCAGTTTTACACTTTCTTGACCTTGGTTGGAACTTATTACTTCCGTGTTTCGATGTTTTGTAGCTTTGTGGAAGTGGAAGGGAATTTTGTAATCAATTCGGAGAAACTTCAGAAGCTAGGATGGACCTTCAGGCCTATAGAGGAAACCCTCCGTGACTGTGTTGAATCCTACAAAACATTTGGCTTCCTGAATTGAGCATCCAAGTGGGGCTGTTCTCGTCTGTTGTTACCTCCAAACTCTTGCTAAATAATGAAATTTAGCGACAGTGAATAAGCAGGTCCAACAGCTCAATCCCTCTCTAATTCATGTAAGCAGCGAACAGAACGTTTTTGTTGTAACGGATTGAATAAGGGAATCATGAGGGGAAGCAATGTGTTTTTCAGCCTGTTTTATTGGGGTCCTCCGGACCAAATAAGTAGGCCTGACGCTGACGATTTTATGGCTTGCGACGATTTACTGTTGTCAGAAATGGGCTCAGTTCTGCTGTACATACAGTTAGACTGCGGCTAACTCAAAGCAGGAATACAAACAACACTAACTATACAACTTGATCGTAAATTTGTGGTCCATAACATGATCGTCCTCGTAGAGGTTTATAAAgatgcagccatatgattgttAACATAAGGGATGGCAACGGGACCGTTCCTTGATTCCCTAAAAAATTCCTAGTTTTATGTCACAatgaagaaaatgaaaaaaaaaaggctCCTCTGTGCCGGGTCTAATAGGGGTGGGAACACGGGTGCGATTATACGTCACTTCAGTCACAATATTGAGATTTGTCGCATAAAGCAGTCAGAGTTTGGTGGTGGCCCACGAATTCATGACATCCCAcaacaccttcttcctcctcgctaCCGCGCAAGAGGCTCACGACGCCGTCTTCAACC
The genomic region above belongs to Panicum hallii strain FIL2 chromosome 4, PHallii_v3.1, whole genome shotgun sequence and contains:
- the LOC112889012 gene encoding cinnamoyl-CoA reductase 1-like; protein product: MEAARKTVCVTGAGGFVASWLVKLLLSWGQYVVRGTVRDPGASKNAHLKSLDGAGERLQLLKADLLDYNSVASAVAGCEGVFHVASPVPSGRSSNPEVEVIGPAVTGTANVLKACYEAKVGRVVVVSSVAAVSNNPNWPKGKAFDEDSWSDEEYCRKNEDWYNLSKTLAEREAFAYAEKTGLDVVTICPSLVLGPLMQSTINASSKILLNYLKGDRDTVENRLRNIVDVRDVTDALLLAYEKPEASGRYICSSHPIKVSDMIIILKNLYPTYPYPKDFVEVEGNFVINSEKLQKLGWTFRPIEETLRDCVESYKTFGFLN